A single region of the Elizabethkingia sp. JS20170427COW genome encodes:
- a CDS encoding nitrous oxide reductase family maturation protein NosD, with the protein MWKYLLLFLPYLSFAHIIEVGKNKPYQSIKMAIAKAKSGDTIFVDGGHYKEGNINLTKSITLLGRNRPVLDGEMKYEILSFRANKIVVKGFKIINSGKDEVRNIGAVRLYDSQFSVIENNIFENNFFGITMQRGYKCLIKNNKITTKRGNRKSEESIGDGIHVWLSNEVWIINNYLEGNKDGIYLEKVKNTYVAGNYSTKNLRYGLHFMFSNDNVYHNNVFSDNNAGVAVMYSMNVGMSKNKFINNWGDGAYGLLLKEISFSKIKDNIFENNTTAIFMDGATKIDLFKNKVKNNGWGVKVNSNCIENRFNQNTFEGNTFDMSTNGSLVLNTFHQNYWDKYQGYDLNKDGIGDIPYHPLSLYAVLAEKYPSVMLLFRSFIVDLMDKTEKIIPSLTPEDFVDQQPLMKPIKS; encoded by the coding sequence ATGTGGAAATACCTTTTATTATTTCTTCCTTATTTATCCTTTGCCCATATAATAGAGGTGGGGAAAAATAAGCCTTATCAATCGATTAAGATGGCTATCGCCAAGGCTAAGTCTGGCGATACCATTTTTGTTGATGGAGGTCATTACAAGGAAGGTAATATTAATCTTACCAAATCGATAACCCTTTTAGGGAGAAATAGGCCTGTTTTGGATGGGGAAATGAAGTACGAGATACTTTCCTTTAGGGCGAATAAGATTGTTGTAAAAGGGTTTAAAATTATTAATTCGGGGAAAGATGAGGTAAGAAATATCGGTGCAGTAAGGCTTTATGATAGCCAATTTTCGGTAATAGAAAATAATATTTTTGAGAATAACTTCTTTGGGATTACCATGCAAAGGGGATACAAATGCCTTATTAAGAATAATAAAATTACCACCAAACGAGGAAATAGAAAGTCTGAAGAAAGTATAGGAGATGGGATACATGTATGGTTGAGTAATGAAGTTTGGATCATCAATAACTATTTGGAAGGAAATAAAGATGGTATTTACTTGGAAAAAGTGAAGAATACTTATGTTGCAGGAAACTATTCTACCAAAAATTTAAGATACGGCTTACATTTTATGTTTTCCAATGATAATGTGTATCACAATAATGTTTTCAGCGATAACAATGCTGGGGTTGCTGTGATGTATAGTATGAATGTGGGAATGTCGAAAAATAAGTTTATCAATAACTGGGGAGATGGTGCTTATGGCTTATTGCTAAAGGAAATTTCTTTTAGTAAAATTAAGGATAATATTTTCGAGAATAATACTACCGCTATCTTTATGGATGGCGCTACCAAAATAGATTTGTTTAAAAATAAAGTGAAAAATAATGGTTGGGGCGTAAAGGTGAATTCTAACTGTATCGAAAATCGTTTTAACCAAAATACTTTTGAGGGAAATACTTTCGATATGAGTACCAATGGCTCTTTGGTGCTGAACACTTTTCATCAAAACTATTGGGATAAATACCAAGGATATGATCTTAATAAAGATGGGATAGGTGATATCCCTTATCATCCGCTAAGCTTATATGCTGTATTAGCAGAAAAATATCCAAGTGTGATGCTTTTGTTCAGGTCTTTTATTGTAGATTTAATGGACAAAACCGAAAAAATAATTCCCAGTCTTACTCCTGAAGATTTCGTGGATCAACAACCTTTAATGAAACCCATAAAATCATGA
- a CDS encoding ABC transporter ATP-binding protein codes for MIEIQHYTKKFQKFTALENINLSLNKGEAIALIGPNGCGKTTLIKSILGLNVVKDGDIKVLGKSVKEDFDYRENIGYMPQVGKYPENMTIEQTLKMIKDVRKIPDSELDLELLHAYNLPEIYDKKIRTLSGGTTQKVSAVLTFMFNPQIIILDEPTAGLDPLASEILKQKILKEKAKGKLIIITSHLLAELEDIISQVVFMKEGKILVHQSVDELKQQTQSLRVSEAIVSILKQMSHE; via the coding sequence ATGATTGAGATACAACACTATACCAAGAAGTTTCAGAAATTTACAGCCTTAGAGAATATTAATTTATCTTTAAACAAAGGAGAAGCTATTGCTTTAATAGGTCCTAATGGTTGTGGTAAAACAACGCTTATAAAAAGTATATTAGGACTAAATGTAGTTAAAGATGGAGATATTAAGGTATTGGGAAAAAGCGTAAAAGAAGATTTTGATTATCGTGAAAATATAGGATATATGCCTCAAGTAGGGAAGTATCCTGAAAATATGACTATAGAGCAGACGCTGAAAATGATAAAAGATGTACGCAAAATCCCCGATTCTGAACTGGACTTAGAGCTATTGCACGCTTACAACCTTCCAGAAATTTATGATAAAAAAATCCGAACTTTATCTGGGGGAACTACCCAAAAGGTAAGTGCTGTGCTCACTTTTATGTTTAACCCACAGATTATTATTTTGGATGAGCCCACCGCAGGTTTGGATCCTTTGGCTTCGGAAATTTTAAAGCAAAAAATTTTAAAAGAAAAAGCAAAGGGAAAGCTCATCATCATCACATCTCACCTTTTGGCAGAATTGGAAGATATTATCAGCCAAGTAGTTTTTATGAAGGAAGGGAAAATTTTAGTTCACCAATCTGTGGACGAGCTGAAGCAGCAAACCCAATCCTTACGAGTGTCCGAAGCGATAGTAAGCATCTTAAAACAAATGAGCCATGAATAG
- the nosZ gene encoding Sec-dependent nitrous-oxide reductase, protein MKSVKFLGLSTLAILAAVTSCKPKGVDTAVSADAAEKVYVAPGKYDEFYNFVSGGFNGQMDVYGLPSGRLLKVVPIFSVNPENGYGYSEETKPMLETSHGFIPWDDQHHLELSQTNGVHDGKWIFANANNTPRVARVDLKTFRTVEILELPNSAGNHSSPFVTENNEYVVAGTRFAVPTDDMNGDVPIETYKQNFKGVISFIGVNKESGDMDLSFQIEAPGVNFDLSHAGKGKSKDWFFFTCYNSEQANTLLEVNASQFDKDFIMAINWKKAEELVKAGKGRKMKTAYAHNKFDESTQMATSTMKSDVTILSIEDLKDAMYFMPCPKSPHGCDVDPTGEYIIGSGKLAALIPVFSFDKIQKAIAAKDFAGDYQGVPILKYESVLHGEVQKPGLGPLHTEFDGKGNAYTSMFVSSEVVKWDLKSLKVLDRQPTFYSTGHLMVAGGDTAKPYGKYLVAYNKITKDRFLPTGPELAQSAQLFDISGDKMQLLLDFPTFGEPHYAQAAPADLIKKDQVKFYKLEENKHPYVTKGEGEAKVVREGNKVHVYMTSIRSHFAPDNIEGIKVGDEVYFHVTNIEQDWDLPHGFAIKGNQNAELLIMPGETCTLKWVPKKAGMYPMYCTDFCSALHQEMQGYVRVSPAGSNTPLIYSLNNKKDNAQSPVKQGETK, encoded by the coding sequence ATGAAAAGTGTAAAATTTTTAGGATTATCAACTCTTGCTATTTTAGCCGCAGTTACGAGCTGTAAGCCTAAAGGGGTAGATACTGCTGTAAGTGCAGATGCCGCTGAGAAGGTGTATGTTGCTCCCGGGAAATACGATGAGTTTTATAACTTTGTAAGTGGTGGTTTTAATGGCCAAATGGATGTGTACGGCTTACCAAGTGGTAGATTATTGAAGGTGGTTCCTATCTTCTCTGTAAACCCTGAAAACGGTTATGGATACAGTGAGGAAACTAAGCCCATGTTGGAGACTTCTCATGGCTTTATCCCATGGGATGACCAACACCACTTAGAGCTTTCACAAACCAATGGCGTTCACGATGGTAAATGGATTTTTGCCAATGCCAACAATACTCCTCGTGTAGCGAGAGTGGATTTAAAAACTTTTAGAACGGTAGAAATCCTAGAGCTTCCTAACTCTGCAGGAAATCATTCTTCTCCTTTTGTTACCGAGAATAATGAGTATGTAGTTGCCGGAACACGTTTCGCTGTACCTACAGATGACATGAATGGAGATGTACCTATCGAAACTTACAAACAAAACTTTAAAGGGGTAATTTCTTTTATCGGGGTGAATAAAGAATCTGGAGATATGGATCTTAGCTTCCAAATTGAAGCTCCAGGGGTTAACTTCGACTTGTCCCATGCAGGAAAAGGGAAATCTAAAGACTGGTTCTTCTTTACTTGTTATAACTCTGAGCAAGCCAATACGCTTTTGGAAGTTAATGCATCTCAATTTGATAAAGATTTTATCATGGCAATTAACTGGAAAAAAGCTGAAGAATTGGTGAAAGCAGGAAAAGGTAGAAAAATGAAAACTGCTTATGCTCATAATAAATTTGATGAAAGTACTCAGATGGCTACCTCTACCATGAAGAGTGATGTAACCATCCTTTCTATTGAAGACTTAAAAGATGCTATGTATTTTATGCCTTGTCCTAAATCTCCACATGGTTGTGATGTAGATCCTACAGGGGAATACATTATTGGCTCAGGTAAACTGGCAGCTCTTATCCCTGTATTTAGCTTCGATAAAATCCAGAAAGCCATTGCTGCTAAAGACTTTGCAGGAGATTACCAAGGTGTTCCTATCTTAAAGTATGAATCTGTATTACATGGTGAAGTTCAAAAACCAGGTTTAGGACCTCTTCATACCGAATTCGACGGAAAAGGAAATGCTTATACCTCTATGTTTGTTTCTTCTGAAGTAGTGAAATGGGATCTTAAATCTCTTAAAGTATTAGACAGACAACCTACTTTCTACTCTACAGGTCACTTGATGGTAGCAGGAGGGGACACAGCGAAACCTTATGGCAAATATCTAGTCGCTTATAATAAAATTACAAAAGATAGATTCTTACCTACGGGGCCAGAGTTAGCGCAATCTGCACAGTTATTTGACATTTCTGGAGATAAAATGCAATTGTTGTTAGACTTCCCAACCTTTGGGGAACCTCACTACGCTCAGGCTGCTCCTGCGGATCTTATTAAAAAAGATCAGGTTAAATTCTACAAACTAGAAGAAAATAAACACCCTTATGTTACCAAAGGAGAAGGTGAAGCTAAAGTGGTACGAGAAGGAAATAAAGTTCATGTATATATGACGTCTATCCGTTCTCACTTTGCCCCAGATAATATCGAAGGTATTAAAGTAGGAGATGAAGTGTACTTCCATGTTACCAATATCGAGCAGGATTGGGATCTTCCTCACGGTTTTGCAATTAAAGGAAACCAAAATGCTGAATTGTTAATTATGCCAGGGGAAACCTGTACTTTAAAATGGGTTCCTAAAAAAGCAGGAATGTATCCAATGTATTGTACAGACTTCTGTTCTGCATTACACCAAGAAATGCAAGGATATGTAAGAGTCTCTCCTGCAGGAAGCAATACTCCGCTTATCTATAGTCTAAATAACAAAAAAGATAACGCTCAAAGCCCTGTAAAACAAGGGGAAACAAAGTAA
- a CDS encoding YnbE family lipoprotein, with product MKVLRNILTPMMVALALSSCNPTTKTEEKPVTENQEVSLEQEVQILKNDKGDSIALTYFAKGDKVALKLKINQEEHELEAKGSNDKGDPIFTDDEYAWELMSDARSGKLTDKNKVSNIYRMD from the coding sequence ATGAAAGTGTTGAGAAATATCCTTACTCCTATGATGGTAGCACTCGCCCTGAGCTCTTGTAACCCGACTACAAAAACCGAGGAAAAACCAGTTACTGAAAACCAAGAAGTAAGTTTAGAACAGGAAGTACAAATCTTAAAAAACGACAAAGGAGATAGCATTGCCCTCACCTATTTTGCAAAAGGTGACAAAGTTGCTTTAAAATTAAAAATAAACCAAGAAGAACACGAATTAGAAGCCAAAGGTAGTAATGACAAAGGCGATCCTATCTTTACCGATGACGAATATGCTTGGGAATTGATGTCCGATGCTAGATCTGGTAAACTTACAGACAAGAACAAAGTTAGCAACATCTACAGAATGGATTAA
- a CDS encoding nitrous oxide reductase accessory protein NosL yields the protein MKIGKGISLLGIVTLGLVSCSEAGPVAIEFNKDQCDNCKMVIEKAGYASELVTSKGKVYKFDDIKCMHMFEGDNEELAQNAKTYVTDFKTSQFIEESKATLVQGGAIKSPMGGDTQAFANKADAEEAAKKLGASLK from the coding sequence ATGAAAATAGGAAAAGGAATTTCACTTTTAGGCATCGTAACTTTGGGACTGGTTTCTTGCTCGGAGGCAGGACCTGTGGCAATAGAATTTAATAAAGACCAATGTGACAATTGCAAAATGGTGATTGAAAAAGCAGGATATGCAAGCGAGTTGGTTACTTCTAAAGGTAAAGTATACAAGTTTGATGATATCAAATGCATGCATATGTTTGAAGGTGATAACGAAGAGCTTGCCCAAAATGCCAAAACTTATGTAACTGATTTTAAAACCTCTCAGTTTATTGAGGAGTCTAAAGCTACCTTGGTACAAGGAGGAGCTATTAAAAGCCCTATGGGCGGAGATACCCAAGCTTTTGCCAATAAAGCAGATGCTGAAGAAGCAGCGAAAAAGTTGGGAGCTAGCCTAAAATAA
- a CDS encoding ABC transporter permease subunit, which translates to MNRIAQFILLDILKNKIVAFYTILLFIISWSVLGMDSNYTKATLSLLNVVLLVIPLVSVIFSTIYVYNSGQFIELLLSQPIPRRKIWFNIFLGLSTALSLAFLVGCGVPVLLYSSISTGFSLLVIGVLLSVVFSAIAMLSAISSRDKAKGIGISIFIWMLFSIIYDGILLMLSFQFSDYPIEKYIAFAAALNPIDLSRIFVLLQLDISAMLGYTGAIFQDIFGSVLGMAISVLVLLFWILVPFIISLAKFNKKDL; encoded by the coding sequence ATGAATAGAATAGCACAATTTATCTTACTCGATATTCTGAAAAATAAAATTGTAGCATTTTATACCATTTTATTATTTATAATCTCATGGTCGGTATTGGGGATGGATAGCAATTATACCAAAGCTACTCTTAGTTTATTGAATGTTGTTTTATTAGTAATTCCTTTGGTAAGTGTAATATTCTCAACTATATATGTGTATAATAGTGGTCAGTTTATCGAGTTGTTGCTTAGTCAGCCTATTCCTAGGCGGAAAATATGGTTTAATATATTTTTAGGCCTTTCTACAGCTTTATCATTGGCTTTTCTTGTGGGGTGTGGCGTTCCTGTATTGTTGTATAGCTCTATTTCTACTGGCTTTTCTCTGTTGGTTATTGGGGTATTATTATCGGTGGTGTTTTCAGCCATTGCCATGCTGTCGGCAATATCAAGCAGGGACAAAGCAAAAGGGATAGGAATTTCTATTTTTATATGGATGTTATTTTCCATTATTTATGATGGGATTTTATTAATGCTGAGCTTTCAGTTTTCGGACTATCCTATAGAGAAATATATAGCATTTGCCGCAGCACTCAATCCTATTGATTTGTCGAGAATTTTTGTATTACTACAGCTGGATATTTCAGCAATGTTAGGATATACAGGAGCTATATTTCAGGATATTTTCGGGTCAGTATTAGGGATGGCAATTTCTGTTTTAGTACTGTTGTTTTGGATTTTAGTACCTTTTATCATCTCTTTAGCGAAGTTTAATAAGAAAGATTTATAA
- a CDS encoding c-type cytochrome: MKKLKILMMSLVTVFALSSCGGGENKASGDAEATASTTETSTSADAGKSGGDYDPQRGLGKWDESNVDVSKFDPAMAEAGKKIAEVKCTSCHKPTDEKLVGPGWKGVTTKHKPYWIMNFISNPDPMINVDPELQAQLEICLVRMPNQGLSDTDAREILEYMRQIDGAK, encoded by the coding sequence ATGAAAAAGTTAAAAATTTTAATGATGAGTCTTGTTACAGTCTTCGCTTTGTCGTCTTGTGGTGGCGGAGAGAATAAGGCTAGTGGAGATGCTGAAGCAACCGCTTCAACCACCGAAACTTCAACTTCTGCAGACGCGGGAAAATCTGGTGGAGACTATGATCCTCAAAGAGGTTTAGGAAAATGGGATGAGTCTAATGTGGATGTAAGTAAATTTGATCCAGCAATGGCAGAGGCAGGAAAGAAAATTGCAGAAGTAAAATGTACTTCTTGTCACAAGCCAACGGATGAAAAACTGGTAGGCCCAGGTTGGAAAGGAGTTACCACCAAGCATAAACCTTATTGGATTATGAACTTTATCTCCAATCCAGATCCAATGATTAATGTAGATCCTGAATTACAGGCACAATTGGAAATATGCTTAGTAAGGATGCCTAATCAGGGACTTAGTGATACCGATGCTCGCGAAATTTTAGAGTATATGCGCCAGATAGATGGTGCCAAGTAA